The DNA segment aatttttttcttacagcttGTATTACTGATAATGTTTCTTCAACAAAAGATTCAGTAAAGGATGGCATGTGTTGCCATCAGTATTTTAAAGATGTGCTGCTATTCAGTTTGTACAGTGGAAATAATTCGTGGAAACACTTCTTAGATTGTGTTCTTTTAGATTTCTGATAAAATGATTAATAAATAATCCAGTTCATTCTTCAGCTGTTTAGCCAAATAAGAGGTAGGACTGTACTTAGAATGTGTTCATTTGCTCCTCTAAATATTCTATTATTccttagtgaaagaaaaaaatttgatctAGAACTATAACATTTTTTActactttttaacttttaaaattcatccTTATAttcattatctataaaaaaaaaataccttcttTGTAGGCTTGTTGTAAGGAGGAAAAGAGATGAAATAGCATAATACTTGATACATGGATTTTAGGTGCTCGATAAATTTTGATCCTTCTGCCTTCCTGATACACAAGtgtcatacatacatatttatattttttacctGTTGTAGTTATTTTATTCCAGAAAATTTTTTATGAGCtagctttttctttttggtgtttcTCTCAgtttacatgtttttttcttgataaaatacTTTAGAGCTGATTTTTTGTGATTGTTTCTAATTATGCTAGTAAAAGAATAAACTTTTCTCTTGCCTGACGGTACCCAGTTGTAATAGTTTAACTCAAGTAACTCAAACTTAATGACctactgtattttatttcctaaaaataaatctttgtatgTTCCTATTAAGTGATATTCTTCATGTTTTAAaggaattccatttttaaatagaatttaaaataactcaATTATTAAGAATTCAAGGGTTGATGTCACAGTTTGAAATTGATCTCTTTTATTCTCATACCTCCCTAGTTTAACAAAATGCAATACAAACGTTTTGAATTTATTAGCTTTTTATGAAATCAAGAGttttgagggaaaaataaaagtaaacactAATCTTAGAGTTTCTGTATTTCATACTGTTTTTCCCCACTCTCAGCGCTATAAGTTAACTCATGTGCTAGTATCTAATTGACTAAATAAATAACCTTAACCattcttgtttcttctttttgataATGTTCAGATAATCTCCAATCTCTAAAATATTTCTGCAGTTAATACATTTTCATAATAAAGCATAGAATAATATGTGTATGTAGGGTTGAAGTAAACAAATCtcagtgagtcttttgtagggaTTATTGATATTAGAAAAGAGCCAGAGAGTACTAGATTTTAAGAAGTGTATGTTTCTTAATACTGATGAAGGTATAAAgagtgaaaaggaaaggaaaagtaaaactaGAGGAAAGAAAACTTGATAGCTGTagaaaagagaaggggaaaaaatggaaggaaaccTTAAGAGATGGAAGTTTAGAAAAACTTTGAAGGGAAGTAAGcatattcaaaataaaacaaaaaggaagcaaaataaaaagtacaataGATAAGAGGTGTTACAATTCAGTAAGCATTTGCAAGGATGCTCATTTGGTGTTATATTGGGCTCCCATTGGGCTGCCATTAATAACACCAGGAGTTACAGAGATCTGTATATTAGTCTTGGGTCTTTGTGTCACCTTGGAGAAGTCAGTTAACTCATCTGAGGTTTATATTCCTTATCAGTAAAATACAGACATTGAACTAGTTGATCTTTAAGGTCCCTTCTGGCTCTGAAATTGTATAGTATTTCTTGGTGGTTAGTAACTATGAGAAACACATTCCTATGGGAAACTTGTTAGCTGTAGCTGATTTTAGGACAGCATATATTTGGGGAGAAGGATGTAAGCTCCCTGAGGATAGCAacattttctgtcttgttcaccACTGTATCCCCAGCAACTAGCACAATGCTTGGCacgtagtaggcactcaataaatgttttttgaatgaGTGATGTGAAAAGTACCACATTGGTGGTTTATTATGGGAGTATCTAGAGGAAAACTACTTTGCTTGAGAGAAGGAAGAGACTGATTTCTTCTGATGAAATAATAAGCTGATTTTAAATTTCttgttcttccttattttgtCTCATATTCAGTGGACATAAGCTGCAGCTGGTGGTATACTTATGGTCAGAAAACTTCTAGGAATCAGACATATGTAAAGTGACTAAGTCAACATGTAATCCAGGCCAGTTCCCTTCATGTGACTTAAATACAAAATGAAGCTTAGGGCTTTGTGGAACGTGTGTGAAAAGAGTACACATAGAATGTAGTAGCTATACTGAGTTGGATTCATTGGCTTCATTTATTCAGTTGAGAGGCAAAGTTAGGCTCTAAGCTGAGTACCAAGGCTTGCAGATTCTCCAATAAAATCTTTGTGGTTCACTGGTATCCCTAGGTTAGAAGGGGGTATATTGTTATGCCAAAAGATaacttttgtaaaaatatttgaaggaaaaCATTGAGAGCTGATAATAGTTTTTTGGAGGTCATAGTTTCAAAATACTTAGGTCTTTGAACTTTGTGGACCTCAAGTTAAACTGATAcggttggggtgggtggtgggggagtCAGTTTAATCCTTAGCACAAAAGTCATCTACTTATTAGCTCTCACTCCCTCTTAATCACTTTTCTTTAACCTCCAGTTGACAGCACACTAGAAACAGCACAAAAAAAAGGTCATGTCAGGAAGATGGAGGCAAGGAGGCATTCATAGGCAGATATGATGACAACATACATGATAGCTGAACATCCTTACATTCAGGGGTAAAAGGGGAGGAAAACACCTAGAAcattatatatccatgataattttgaatcattaagaaaataatttatgtttCATGTTAATTAAAGGTAGGGCATAATACACTTTTGAAAttggttaatttttttgttttgttttttatctggATGGTAAACCCTCAGTGGTCTTTAAAAATACACCTTTTAGAACACATTCATTCCCACATCCAAGCCCAGGAGGGTACTAAATAAATAGAAGGTCATTGtactttgaaatcttttcaaatgttttaaattcttgTCTCTTATAGCTATATCAGGTTGAGTTTTTTACAGTGCTGACATTTTATGTTGGGTTTGTAAAAATTATAATGTTGAGAAGTATGTATAAATTATAGAGACTTTttcttaaatgaattttaaaaagatcataTAGAAAATTATAGCTACTTCAGCAAAGTGGGGTTAAATGTCTATCTCAGTTATGATTTAAAAACACAAGATTGCAAATTTCTTAAAGGCATATTTGTACAAAATGTTATTGAAACTTAAGTCAATGTGTTAAAATCATTGATATAATTCattgcaaaagaaaaatatgaaaacaaatatgaAAGCAATATTCATTCATAGTATTAGATTTCAGACtagaatatatttttgttaaaatcaGAGTCCATTTGGAGTGAATTTAAATATATCCATTTAAAATTTGCGTATTATATTACATACTAGgtcataaaaaatgttttaaattgccAACTCCAGAAGATGGATAACAATTTCATTCCTGATGGCAATGAATTTCCttcttctgaatttttttaataGGTGCACTAGGCCTTCCAATGAGGGGGATGAGCAACAATACCCCTCAGTTAAATCGCAGCTTATCACAAGGCACTCAGTTACCGAGCCACGTCACGCCAACAACAGGGGTACCAACAATGTCACTTCACACGCCTCCATCTCCAAGCAGGTATTTATTGATGGACCAGAATATTTCTCAAAATGCATCTTTGTAGAGTAAGcaagctttttagttttttaataaggtaacttatttaataattttctggTTCAGTGCCTTTCACTGAGGAAAAGGAAGTTAATACTCtatgttcattttatttcattgcaaACTGACAAGTATAGTGTAAGATGTTTTTATCCTGCAGCTAGCATACTGGTTGTCAACTGGGTGGGTATCAAGGGTTGATCACACCTGGGAGCTTTTTCAAAAGCCAGCTCCTTCCTCAAAGGAGGATGTGCAATTTAAAATCACTCCTCAAATAATTCTGATTATGGCTCCCTCACCACACACCCGTTGCTCTAGTTACAGTAAAGTAAAACAGATTACATAGATGATGCAGTTGAGTATGAAGAAGATAGAGTGACATACATTTGGAATGAAATTACTCTAAATATACGTGTGAAATACGTTTGTGTTATTTTTTGCCATATTTGCATAAATAGTTCTCATCCTAGATATCACCTACATTAGTTCCTCTATAATTTGCCCCTTCTTGGTTTGTTTACTTTGACTTTCCTTTTCAAAGAACTGGAATGACCAGACAAAAGAATTCACTTAATAAAAATTAgcaatgcaatttgaaattttatctGAGGTTCTAAGGTTAGGCCAATTGATTATTTACAGAGAATTTTAATGAGTGACTATAGAGAGCTTATTTAGTATAATGGACTTCTTTTTCAGGGGTATTTTGCCTATGAATCCTAGGAATATGATGAACCACTCCCAGGTTGGTCAGGGCATTGGAATTCCTAGCAGGACAAATAGCATGAGCAGTTCAGGGTTAGGTAGCCCCAACAGAAGCTCGCCAAGCATAATATGTATGCCAAAGCAGCAGCCTTCTCGACAGCCTTTTACTGTGAACAGGTAAGATGTTTATTGATACTGTGTATAATTGTCTTTCTGGATATTTTCAAATTTGCTTTTCCATATTCAGCATTCTGTTCTTGAGTCTTGGTTTCTGTCTTGTGTGTTTCATCATATATTTGTAACCAAAGATTCTCTTTCTGTTACACCTCACATTAACATCACCAAACTGAAGACACGTTCTTTTGAAACAGTTTGATTTTAGAAAATGCATTaaagctttttgttgttgttgtcagaaAAGGATTGTTCTTAGATTGCCACCAGGgagatttttgttgatgtgacCTTCTTCTATTAAATGAGTCTGGTCACCTGTGTGATAAGAGTTCCACACTTACAAATAGGACTGGTGACATATTTGACTATCACTGTGTTGCTTAACTATTCTTTGGTTAAGTAGCTTTTCAACCAAAATTCAGTTCTGTGCTTTGGAGACTTCCTGGCCAAAAGCCTCTTTTTAATACTACATCTGTGGTATTTGAAAAGAGTGTCATGTCTTGGTTCTTTAAAAAGGTGACATGTGCTTTTGCACTGTCCATTGCATGTACTACTATGCAAATAATAACAATGTGAAGACcagttatccattttgttaggaTTTTTAAATGGTTTAGATAATTTATATGAGTTATGTCTGCTGTTTAAGGCTGGCTTTCTTGCAAAAATGGTATTTAAGTTttgttgccttttttaaaaatgaggaattaTGTAGCGGGAGGAAAAGTCTTGATCTGGTTGTCATCATGCCCATTTAATTCCTTTTATAAAAATCTAGTACTTGTAAAATCTGAATTAAAATAGGTTATCAGCACACTCCTGTTTTAATCTTCATCCCATGAACCCTAATTCTTACTTTTATTTAGACTTCACagaatttcttttataattttatgctcttaatttttttgaaagttaTTATTTGTACAGGGTTATCAAAACTCTTTTCTCTTTGATAGCTTTCTAAGCATATACTACTTCTTGGGCTTTATCACATCTTTCCTCATTCTTATAGTATTTGTTCATTGaatgtatattttaaacttttgcctttccatgtattttcacattttaattgtttttaaacaaCACTTTGCTTATAAATTGTCAATAAAAACATGGATCTCAAAAACCCTGCTTGTTACTattgatatattttattatggaatttatttcttattaGTTATTCTGTGTTTGAGGGTACCTATGTCGTTAGCAAgtctaatgtgcttttaaaaatttgttggcTTTCCTACTCTTCTCTAAAGTGTTGTTGTTTCACCAGccacatattttatgaaaatactgTTTAGCCATAGTTGGTTTTACAGATTTAGAAAAAGGAAACCATGTCATCTTTAAACAGTTGAACCCTATCAGATTATTTGATGTTAAAGATGTATACTTTCACTGTAGAATTTGCATTAATTCTTTTTGACATTCTTAATAATGTCTGGCCTTGCTTTAAGTAGTCTTATTTTTTGTTTCGTTTTCCCATGTTTAGGTTTGTGCAGAAAAAAGAggcatttgtaaatatttcccaAGTACTGATTGTGCATTAATTTAGAACTGAGGGCACTAACGGagagactttttttctttaaagcagctaaaagattaaaatatatttagataAGAATGATGTGTTTCACAACACTGAATGTAGTTAAAGAAAAGCACCAATTAATTCAGGTCaactaaacatttattgagtgcctattgtATCCTCCTGAACACTAAGGGCAGAGAATGCAAAGATGAATATGATATGGATCCTGTCCATAAGGAGTTTATATTATAGTTGGGAAAGACAGACTCTGTATGAAAGAACTTCTATGGAAAGTAACATTAGCACACTTTACCAGTAGTGGAAGAAAAACAAGTATTCAGGAACAATAGTCTTACACTAAACTGGATGTTTTTGAGGTTAGTTACTTCCTTCCAGTATATCCAATAAATTGGCTCTCCAAGTACACAAAATGGTACCCTTAATCTCTGGTTTCCTCAAGGCTTATATATAAattctttaacttttgttttttaatttatcttttaagACATTTTGTTTAAGACATTTGCATTCTCAGTTGTTCATGGAAGGATGTTAGGGAAGTTTTTAAATAAGAACAAAGATTAAACTCAGAAAAATTAATTAGTATTCTTAAACATGTTGTTTTATTTGAGGAGATCAAAGTATACACTTCtgtttttcttcatctgaaagtTAGTGTTCTTACTGCatatctaaaattattttctatgtaCCCAGTATGTCTGGATTTGGAATGAACAGGAATCAGGCATTTGGAATGAATAACTCCTTATCAAGTAACATTTTTAATGGAACAGGTAAGCTTATTCTGGAGCTAGTATCTCCTATTCAAAAGTATGGTAGATCTTTGAAATATAAAGCAATTCAACATACTGGTCTTAAAAtattacaggatttttttttgtgtgtaaatcGTAGAATTGAATTTAGTGAGAATTTGACAGGAATAGGGTTTAATTCCATTCAGTGAATAGTAGAGagagatttaaatatattttttcacttgGCATAGTTAATAGCATAGTGTTATGGCATCaggattatttctttaacatctaGAGAAAGCCTAAATATTAATTTAGTCTATATTTATGCCTCAGAATCTTTTTTGCTTCAAGAGCTTTCCTATCCTCAGTTTTGTCACTACAGTTCAAGCTAGTTTGGGTGGTATGGCATTCTGGCTATAGAGACTCAGATTAAAGAAACCTTTACAATTATATGGAgcacttaataattttttcttaatagtTTTAATAATACTAATTTTGATATTTAACCATAAATTCTTTATACAGCTTTAtgtataaaattcaaaatttccCTGGAAAGCCAATTCTGATGTTGACAGTAAAGAATTCCTGAAgtctattgatttatttattatgaactGCTTCAGACAGAAGAGAACAGGAGGCTTTCTTGCTGTTCTGCTTCAGGTTTCAACTTCTTCCATCCTTGCCTGCAGACCCtttcctgagaaagaaaagaaaggatattGTCATGGTCATAGGAGCAAAAATGAATATGATTATTGAGAGAGAAGTATATGTAAAGGCAGTGGAAGGTGAAAGAATGATCCGTGAAATGGAGCATATGTGGAAGGACAAGGATTTAGTAATGAAATGTCATTTGTGGCTAtgggcttttaatttttaaacatcaTTGTATTTTTAGTAGCATAGATTGATCAAATGAGACTTCAAAATTCTAAATTTAAACATTTGGGGTTTACAGTTTTGTGCTCAAGATGTTAAAATAATATGAAGTACCATATTCCATTGTTTCTAAGTGTACACTGTTTTTCATATAATATCTGAAATCAGGCTGTATATCATAGTTGAATTGGCAAGTTAGGTTTTTTTCTAAATGGGCCATAAAATAACTGTGTCTGTTAGTATATATTCAAAGTTTATAGTTACTTTGTAATCAAATAATTCAACAGATTACTTTATAAACCAATATAAGTGCCATCTTATATTCTGAATTATGATTTTGCACACTTGcagaaatttttgaattatttttaaaattcagttttaagtAAGTATATTTTACACTAGGAAAATTGTTCCCAagttgttttctaaaaataaattttggggTTTTAACTATTTTTTAGGTTAAAATTATTCTGAACATGACAGTTTTAATTCTGTCTTAGGGGACCTGATGATGTGTATTAAAAGTTAGTATATATTCAAAGTTTATAGTTACTTTGTAATCAAATAATTCAAAGGATTACTTTATAAACCAAAACACTGTATAAAttcatttgtattattttgtttatatagtagtatctttttaaaattcaaaattcataagctgcagtttctttaaaaacaatggatatgattgattttactttttaccCCTCATAATTATAAATTGTCACTGGATGGAATGTTAATACATTGTTTTTCTATCAACAACAAAGTAATCATGACATACTAGGTTTTCTTTCTGAGATTCTTCTAATTATGAAAGTtggagaaaagtaaaaatgaactggaaaaaaagggcaaagtaaattgaaaatggtTCTAAAACACTAGATgaaacaaagataaagaaaataaagatatagtACAGGCTAAAACTAAGTTAGAAAATTAAATTCTTCAAAAATTGAGGATACAAGATTGTAAGAGTAATAGAATAAAAGTTGAGAAGAAATCAAGGGGATGATTAAAATAGGCAAAAGTAGAAATACTgggttaaattttaatttttaagaggaagtgagctgttttaatttttaaaattttaaatgaaaaataaattttatccaTTCACTATATATTTATTGAGCGCCTACTGTGTAATAGGTAATACAGACTTCAGGGCTTTGCATCATGTTCCCATACTTCTCAAGCACTCACCAGACATCAGAAACCTACTTATACCCACAActgcaaaacacacacactcttacACATTTGTGTATGGGACCAAGAGGTCATGGGAAGAAACTCTTTAGGGCTTCTGCTTCCACTGCCTGGCCAGTTGCAGGAGGCACTGTTATGAGTCCACCTGTGTATAATTGAAGCTCCAAACATTCCAGATACAACCTATGCTTTTAGATGTAATGAAAAGAGCAGTTACATCACAACAATCTTTCTTTTGTTAGCTAACAAGCCAAAACTTTAGAGTACCATCTTTCACAGGGGAAATAGTGTACCACCTTATTCCTGTTGTCTGTCTTAAGTCTGTAGGTTTTGGGACTTGTATTATGCTAGCTATCTATTGCTTTGATGAATTGTTTATGAAATTCTTTCACATGAAATCAATCCACAAGTATTTAGTATGTACCTACATACACCTAGTACAATGTGCATtaacatttcaaattattttatggtTGGTCTTTAATAATCTCTTTAAAATCTTTGTAGAATCATTAACTTGTGTTCTTTCTATTTAGATGGAAGTGAAAATGTGACAGGATTGGACCTTTCAGATTTTCCAGCATTAGCAGATCGAAACAGAAGGGAAGGAAGTGGTAACCCAACTCCATTAATAAACCCCTTGGCTGGAAGAGCTCCTTATGGTAATTAAGCTTTTTAATGATAGCTGATAAGAAACTTTCCATTGCATACTCACACTTACATATgcatgtgcatctgtgtgtgtacacacatacatgtgtagaCACATGTATATGTAACTTTCTAATCAGAGTAGTGTAATTTTGTCAGAGTTGCTTACATACTACAAAGTGCTTTTTCCTCCCAGAATGCCATGATAGCAAAGTTAAATGGGAAAACTTAGTTTATACAGAAACCCCAAAAGGAAGTCCTCACTGGTATTCAGAAGTTATGTTCATTTAGCTTTTCTGCCTTAATACACCTTAATGATGGTTTGTGGTCTGCCTTTTCTATTCttaatttatcaaacattttttaaaagaaacattcaTACATTCTTAGCGATTAGTAATGATTAACCATACATTGAAGGTTTTTTTTCTAAGCCAAATTCTCAATCTCCATTTGGATCAGATAATTCCTTGTAAATGGAGTTCTGTCCTGACGTTGACTATAGAATATTTAGCAATATTTCTGGCCTCTAACCTACTCAATGCCAGTAGTGCCTCTTACTACCTTCCCCCCAACCCATTGTGACAATCAcagatgtctccagacattgacaAATGTCCCATGGGAGAAAAAGTGCCtcctgttgagaaccactgctcatGGATCATCATAGTTCATGTAGACTCCTGATCACCATTAATAACCTTTTTCACTGTCTATATAAAAGATTGACTAATAGAGGCTAAAAGAAGAGGGAGGTATGTAAACTGGTCACCATTAATAACCTTTTTCACTGTCTCTAATTAATAAAAGATTGGCTAATAGAGGCTAAAAGAAGAAGGGGATGTGGAAAACGTACACAGTAGCGATTTAGATATAGAATTATGTAACAGCAGTGTAGCCACATTCTTTTTATCCTTTGCAGGTAGTTGTTCCTTTTAGGAGAATCTAAGAGAGACCAGTAGCAGAAACAGGGAAGATAACTGTTATCCCATTTCCAACCAAGAAGGATTTTCTATACTTTTCAGAATGTGAATAGAAGTAGCAATATGTGAATAAGAGGAAATTTTATTATTCATATTCTAAAGCTTCCAAATCAGTcttccaaaaataataaaaaatgatctGCCCTGGAAGTTGAGTACCTAGCTACTTGATTCTCAGTTCAGACTCTAATGTTTTTAACCTTTCCTCATAGGTCcattttttcatccctttaatCATTCCCGTTGCTCTCCTTGGACCATCTCTAGTTTCTCCATATCGTTCTTGAATTGTGGAGCCCCAAACTGGATATTGTTCACCAATAAGGGCCTGACTAATGCCAAGTATAGTGGGAGGATTACTTCCCAGTTCTTGCATGTTTTACATCTATTACATGGAGTccaagaaaatctgaaataaTACGGAGTTTTTTATAATTGATTGCAATTTGCTCACTCTGTAAGTCACTTTCAAGTAGAATACTGacatgttcttttaaaatttattttattcatttgtatttGACAACTGATGTTTATAATCGCTAGTCATATTTAAATCAAgcttataaatgaaaaattttaataattattaccAATATCAAATTATGTTTTTAAGCATCTATATATGATATTAGATTAGAATAATAGGATTACCACTTATTTCCCTTGTACTATTTTGTATATTGAGTTATTAATCAGTATATAAAAATTTAGTTCTTTATTGTTATCCTGAATATTAATCTTTTGAAGTATGCTTTCATAGCATAATAAGAAAGACCTTTTGGCATGTTATCATGAGGAAAGTTAACTTTTTATAATTTGTAGCAAAAATATCTTAAGTATCAATCACAATTCTGTggattattttaattacatagtTGGAATGGTTACAAAACCAGCAAGTGAGCAATCTCAAGACTTCTCAATACACAACGAAGATTTTCCAGCATTACCTGGTTCCAGCTATAAAGATCCTACATCAAGTAATGATGACAGTAAATCTGTAAGTAACTGAGAATTATATATATGAgtgatagaatttttttttcccttcagattTCTCTTATATTAACAATTTTGTAGACTATATTAAGGATTTACTAAATACTGTTACAAAATTGTTTATCTTGAATATCTGTAAAAATCTAACTTCTGAACAATGTGGAAAACCTTTATAACTTAGAAGATAgcctatttttttcctatttcatatAGGTTTGCAAATTTCTGTTGAACTTCTCAGAGTTAATTTAGACTTTTATTGTAGTCCCTGTCAGCTGGATCCCATGAAGTTTGATATTATAGCCTTCTAAGGAGCTGTGTTTTTCTTGAGTAAGTTTTCTCCTTGAAGAATctttatacacatttttattcCTGTGTTGATTCAGCCAACTCAGCTTCCTCTTTCTGACTTAACAAATGTGTTTATTTCTTCCACATTTCACTGAAAAtagctttttttgtgtgtgtgatgggtGTTTGTATATTTATTGTTAAATAATTGATAAAGAAGTTTATTGGGTAAGAACTAAagtacaaattttaaaagttcaaataTTCTAACTTGGAGGTTTTTATCGTGATTTTTTTGGTAGTATACTATATATTTAGTTTCTCTTCTAAATGAAATTATTAAGAAGTATAACTTCAATTGTATCCCAAAGCATAAAGCCctgagatacatagatagatagatagatagatagatagatagatagatagatagatagatagatagatagatagatagatagatagatagataggtagatagatagatagataatttttttctgtgattgAAGATCTGagataaataagaatattttccACAAATTTCTCGTTCTTTAAATACTCATATCTGTATAATACAGGATTTATGTGTGTATTGTGAGACAGTTGTGGAAACAAATTTCATGTAAAACTTGAAAAACGTAATAATTTACTAACAATTTAAacataataatgaaaagaaaggtaCTAATGTGAATTTGAAATTTATACACTTAACTAATTTATGTCACATTTAATTTTTTCGTTTTAGAATTTGAATACATCTGGCAAGACAACTTCAAGTACAGATGGGCCCAAATTCCCTGGAGATAAAAgttcaacaacacaaaataatAACCAGCAGAAAAAAGGGATCCAGGTGTTACCTGATGGTGGGACTctattataaaatatgttaaagatattacaaaattcattttctttatttttccctcaaaGATTAAAATGACTATGTTCTTATCTAGGTCGGGTTACTAACATTCCTCAAGGGATGGTGACGGACCAATTTGGGATGATTGGCCTGTTAACATTTATCAGGGCAGCAGAGACAGACCCAGGAATGGTACATCTTGCATTAGGAAGTGACTTAACAACATTAGGCCTCAATCTGAACTCGCCGGagtaagtttgttttgttttgttttgttttttccacatTTGTATATAATACTCGCCCCCTGCAGGCTTCCAGTTTTTA comes from the Manis pentadactyla isolate mManPen7 chromosome 10, mManPen7.hap1, whole genome shotgun sequence genome and includes:
- the CNOT2 gene encoding CCR4-NOT transcription complex subunit 2 isoform X5, which gives rise to MRGMSNNTPQLNRSLSQGTQLPSHVTPTTGVPTMSLHTPPSPSRGILPMNPRNMMNHSQVGQGIGIPSRTNSMSSSGLGSPNRSSPSIICMPKQQPSRQPFTVNSMSGFGMNRNQAFGMNNSLSSNIFNGTDGSENVTGLDLSDFPALADRNRREGSGNPTPLINPLAGRAPYVGMVTKPASEQSQDFSIHNEDFPALPGSSYKDPTSSNDDSKSNLNTSGKTTSSTDGPKFPGDKSSTTQNNNQQKKGIQVLPDGRVTNIPQGMVTDQFGMIGLLTFIRAAETDPGMVHLALGSDLTTLGLNLNSPENLYPKFASPWASSPCRPQDIDFHVPSEYLTNIHIRDKLAAIKLGRYGEDLLFYLYYMNGGDVLQLLAAVELFNRDWRYHKEERVWITRAPGMEPTMKTNTYERGTYYFFDCLNWRKVAKEFHLEYDKLEERPHLPSTFNYNPAQQAF